tttttaatctttaatgaaaaaagtacttaaatcggttaagttttggagaaggaatcaggggacaacgaatcgttgattttctggattttctgcagttgtctctatcgcgttctgcggtataggcttgaggtaagggagacagctatagatattacacgtacttttttttcatttctctagccgctgtggtatcctcttaatgtcaTTCTTGGttctataatgttttttttttggtaccaCAAAAACACCGTGATTTATaaagttgttttattttaacactATAACTAGAAAACAATCTTATTGTATACGAGACaataacttacaaaaatgcacTTATTGTTCGAGATCACAGCTTCttgataaaaaaacttaaaaataaaatttataaaaaaattaacctaACATCACTTAAAACTGCAGTAGATACTTACGGTTCTAAACTTATTCTATTTCTATTGTTAACTTATCCTACTTAATCaatgtttaatttatatttagttAACATTCCATtgtgtaatttaatttaaatacaggTGACGTCATTAATCTTATAAACAGttacacttttaaaatattacacttacggcaaattatttacaaaaattaaaatctgcAAAGCATtacatattaaatttaaataataattattaaaaaagtataaaaaataacttattatattgtgtgataaacttttttaatatttacaataatatttacaggcctgaaaatgttaaataaaagataattttaaaaattaaaatttcgaaTCAGTGGTCGAGGAATCCAGCATGGCTGACGAGGTCGTAGATTTTTTGGCGCGGAATCTTCTCCGCCTCTCTTTCTACTACTTGCATCTCTTTCTTGGTGAACCATGACTCCTTGGCTAACCCTGCAGCAATGGATGGGTTACTGTAGAAGTCGTGTGACTTTAATAGCTCTGGAGGCAGCTGCGACTCGCTGGCAGCATTCAGTTCCACTGCCGGATGGGGCTGGACTCCATTGGATAAGGGTTCCGCATATTGGACTCCAGTTACCACTGGCTGGGAGAAGAGGAACCCTGGCTTGGCCTGGGCCAAACCCAAGAGCGCCACGAGAACTGATAAGTAGAGCATTTTGACCTGCAAAAATTGGTTTCATCAACTTTGGCTTTAGAACAAAATTAATTTGCTCTACCTAGTATATACACCGAATCTTTACATTTCCTACTAAGGACCATGTCACATTGAGATGCGACGCGGCGCGACTTTTTCAAGATAGTGActtaaaattgaactttatttactacataaGAAGTACACTTTTGTTAAACTTGCGCCGATTTTTATACTGTCAAAATTCAACTATTTTACATCGAAACTTGTATCATCTTGTGTAgtaaatatagttttaaattgcaattctaaaaataatagTCTTGCTGTAACTTGCACTATAtaatacagggtataacaaaactaagtgatttgggtgtgtatgagtcccctatcaaattagcagcgctgaaagagtaaattTTTTACTTGCCCATGCTGTATACAAATCTCAAAAACCTTCATCGCTGCTATTTTCATTGTGaactttatacaaggtgtaacaaaacaaagtgacaatacttaagggtgtgtacgtgttccttgtagagagttcactgtgaaagtagcagcgctgaaagaccaaattttttttttacttttgtatggggtaacTCGCGACATTGGGGCGCTTGcttatacaaaagtaaaaaaagatttggtctctcagcgctgctactttcacactaaccaccctacaaggaacacgtacacacccttaagtattatcatattttttattacaccctgtataagggacacattacacaccctaaagtattatcatttacttttgttacaccctgtctTTCTCATTTAGAAACTCTATCAAATCACCAAAAACAACACTTATTGCACTATTGCTCCACATAAccttgtaataaacaaatagatTACCAGCGCAAGTCGTGATGTCAACTGCGCGGGCGCCTGTAGCTGTACCTTTATATAACCATAGAGCAACCTTCCGTTCTGTTCCGGAACTTAGTCGCTACTCGCTAATTATTGTGATTGACAAtcttgttaaatttttttttatgaaataagggggcaagcgagcaaacgggtcacctgatggaaagcaacttccgtcgcccatggacgctcgcagcatcagaagagctgcaggtgcgttgccagccttttaataggggagggtagggatgggaaggaaagggaataggggagggtagggaagggaatagggtagggcattgggcctccggtaaactcactcactcggcgaaactcggtttcacgccggttttctgtgaacccgtggtatttctccggtcgagccggcccattctgccgaagcatggctctcccacgtatattctATACCTGTAGCTTGATAGTAAGTGATGTTACAGACATATTTAAAAAGACCGAGCAAAttgatgacgacctctgtggctcagtggtgagcgcgtcggtagctcaagccggaggtcgcgggttcgaatcccgccgacggaacaaagagttttcaaagttcccgggtctggatgtgtattaaatatgtgtatgatataataaaaatcttaaatatatgtatagtataaaagtattaaatatatttccgttgtctggtacctgtaacacaagtcctttaggtacttagcacggggccagactgacgtggtgtgaagcgtccatagatattattaattccATGAGATCCATATTATTTCTAAGTAGTGTCGACACTGCAACGTTAAGGATTTTTGAAGAGTATGttcaaaattgaaataataagcCCAATACAAGGTGGAAGTCTGACAACGTAATGTGTGTTttcttgtgtagtaaataaagttcagttttaagTGGTAGgtacatttaaaaatgcatcgcctcTTCACGTTGTAATGTGGCATGGCCCTAATTGTTAGTTTacgctatttaaaaaaaaaaaaactttattccaatttttaacattacacaaccacaataaacaaaaaatacaaaagagaaaaaaaagtgTACATGAGAGAATGTGAAAACAAAGAAAGCACTatcctaaaataaaagtaacaaaatttgcatatttaaacaacataatatttatggcagtgcaatgccaaaaaataaggaaaaggggaacgctcaggttttgacagcgACAGTCGCCGCTGTCCCTGGTCTTCCGCGAACCCCTACCCCCATAAATCAAGTTacggaaaagaaataaaatattatttcttttccgtaactattcaaaattaaactttatttacgaCTCATAAGATGCACTATTCATTCCGAAGTTGGAATTACGAGGTTCACTCTATATACGAAGACTATTTTACCGAGattaaaaaaggaggaggttaatATTCAAGTATAAGGAGTAATttagtacaaataaaattataaggcACAATATCAAAAtacaatttcatattttttatttgcagaGTTTATTCAATATTCAGTCCAGACAAAAGAGTTTTAAAGGGCAAAGGTTTTCGAACTTTGCGTAGGATAAGAttcttgttaaaataaatatttagaggaaaaattgttttattgctTCGTTATTTCTGTGAAATGATTATACGATTATACGGTACGGTATGGTAAATTATTATACCttttatcatagacataatatatactgtcgtacgacagtatatattacgacagtatatattatgtctatgcctTTTATACGATTTTATCTAACGACTAGGAGACGTGCGCAACTCTGTTGCGACTTGCGCCGTTTATCGcacggggaccgtacatttttctttaacaaaaactatcctattagtcagggagccctagaacatttttttattactatcaagctaattttttgcaattaaaatatggaaaggaccatcaaatcaaagtatgaaatcctttctatctctgttagctaccactttcaagattttccccagagaaaaatgttgtttgtgttAAATCAAAATGaggctactcacaaaaaattcaatatattcacaaatcaaaaataatttgttatagAGCTCCTGACTATATTATGTCTTTTCCACTCAAATACGTtaacaccaaatttcagcaaaatcagttcagccgtttaaAAAGGTAACATCCAGATTCCAGACCGAGAAAAACACTTACGCGGCACTTTATTAAatgaatgattttttttctaaagttaaaaagttaattGTCGTAGTAAGGTAAACAAAGGTCAAattctatattatgtttcaaaACTCATGTTCGCTTTTTAATTGAGAATCTAACGTTGGTAACACCTCAGGGCATACACCTGTACGCTGAGGCAATGAATCATGAACCTTAACATCATAAAAATAAGATTGATAAATATGTGAACTGTCGACAACCATATAAGTTCAAAAGTTGCAGTGAATTATGAACGTTAATGCATTAAACATAAGGTTCATAATGTCAGCTGTCTTCGATCATATGAGTTGAACAGTTGCTTGCCTTGCACCGTTTCCGCCTTTGAGATCACTTCCTAGCGCCCACTTCCGTTGTATATTAGATCCCATATATCACGATTCTTTGTCGGCTTTAATCACGaacatcattatcattatcttTGTGATGGTCAATCAATGACAAATATTCACATACAGCATATTAACCCATATGCAAGAACTATCACCATcaacattttttattctttatatacacctagcttataaaaactctgatttgcccccccctggcccagaacctgggtaatttgcccccccccctggtccagaacctgggtaatttgccccccccccccccctggctcagaacctgggtacgcccatgaccatcaacataagtacctactatatactgtactcggcgaaacatggcggtagcggtcattgactccctgtcaaaaacttgtcattttctatacaaaggctcgattgacaacatctgacacttcattgtcaatcgcggtttatatagaaaatgacaagtcaatgaccgctaccgccatgtgtcgccgagtacagtatataaTTTATGATCATGATTCATCATCGTTttgacatccatacttccatatccttATTTCCATCCTAATATCCTAAGTTTTATACTTACTTTCACTTTTAtagtgaaagtgtgtctgtctgtctgataagtctgtctgtctgtttgttaccatTTTActcccaaaccactgaaccgattttctgaATGTTGGCATAGAGACTTTAAGTCGTCAAGAGTTGCGGTCGTCATCTAGTAAGGTACCCACTTACCTTTATATTTTTGTCCTACTATTTTTCAGAAGACTGCACATTGTAAAAGTGGactagatgatgatgatgatgatgaactattgcAATTAATAATTGAACGTGGTGTATCGGTTTTCTTCACTTTTCCCAATACTAATTGAAAGCATTGAAAATTGATAAGGTAATACCAATCAACCTTGATCTCAAGTCAGCTGTTACTCAGTTTAATGACATTTTATCTTAacgatttaaaatttaaaacaagtcATTGAGTGAAACCACTTTTACATGACCCTCGGAAATAATCATTTTTCTATGGAAATACTTAgacctttgcatccgttgtggatgatttatactaTATCTTCTGAGCTAGTAACCACTTTTCAAATACTGTGGAGAATtcaaatgtccgtatggttgcccaagcacatacggtaCTCTcacaacatagtcggcctagtccagaagAATAAccaggtcaatacgtctgggactatACAAAACTATACtagtctcattggtacacgcgtCCACCCGgaatcgaacctgcaccctctcgagTGTAGTCTGTCTACCCACTAGGCAACTGACATctcatgatgatgatgatgacgatacGAATCGCTAACGCAACAGTTTTATAATGGCGATGCGCCCTCATATACATGACTAGAATTAGGGTCACCTGTAATCACATTACTGATTCTCATTCGTTACATCTACTGAATTGTATTATCTCAGTACTATGTAGTTGACGCCtgtaactctgttgcgccaaaattcatttatcacatggaaaccgtacattttccgggagacaaaagtatcctatatcctttcccgagactcaaagtatctcgatgacgatgatgatggatttgaaggggtaacagacagacacacacactttcgcgtttacaattaacaatattattaacatggATTTAGTACCCTGTCCCTGCAACTTTAATCCCACTTTGATATAACTTGGATATAGTCCGAATACAACAACGATATACCATAACATTAGTAATGGTAACCACCCtgatccgttcagtagttttcgcGTACCAGCAACAAACAATCATTCTCATTTCTCACTagtattattcgtagtttgttgACATTCCTAGGGCGCGTAGGCGTTTTAATATCTTCGTACAAAATGTTTAATCTGAATAACTTGATATTTCGCTGTGTGGGCGTTTGTACATTGAATAGGATAATTGAAAAGGTTTCAGACATTAGAAtcttattttatagtatttttcttactttttgTTGCTTTAATTTCGATACGATCTTAGTGGGTGAGGTAAAAttaactatacataatatttttataaaaatatgatcaACTATTCGTGTACTCTGTAGATGACATGTAGATGCAATGGGGACTGTAGATTTTTTCCCTGATTAAAAAATTTATATGTTTATACCAGGACtcaaaagtattaattaaataaattcggttcagtggtttggacgtgaagacgtaacagacagacagagaggtATTTTTAATAACTATTGTTAtggattaataaaaattaataaaaatatccgtACTTATTTGAATAGTACAACATGTTTTATCATGtagaaataataatgaaaataggAAACTTATTATTGATTGAGGCTGTCATCATTTTCTCGTTTCAAATGTTATTTTCCTTCATTATCTTTAATTATTCTGTAGAAATCCCTCGTTTCTCCCTTGGAAGTGGTTAACCATGTCTTAGGCCTGTCACAGTAGCTGGGAAAGTCGCAATCTTCTGGTTTAACATCTACTTTGTCAGTAATTTGCTCAGTCATTGAttcagtagtagtagtagcCACGTCTTTTGCTATTGAAgatgtattttgtttttctgTTGTAGTAGATGCCATAGCAGTcatatttttgtcttttatgGTCGTATTATTTTCATTGAAAGTTTTGTCTGTTACATTTCCAGTAGTTGCTGTATTTGATACATTTTTCTTAGTAGAAATTGGAACTGAAGTAGAAGTTACTAAAGTTGTATTACTTGCAACAGTTACATTTTTGTCTACATTACTGTTTTCGTTTTTTGTTACATTGTTTGGAATCATAGTTGTGTTTTGAAATtgagaattattttttttagttgtgtTACTTGCAACAGTTCTATTTTTGTCTACGTTACTTTTTTCTTCATTTGCTACATTTGGATAAACTGTTGTAACATctaatgtttgagtgttatttttttctgttaccGTTTctaaagttaaattattttcCTTTGTACATGTTGTGATATTTGATACTGTCGATAGAGAAAATGCTTCTTCTGTTGTATTTTTAGTTGTTATAGCTTCTGCAAATGTAGTCATTTTGATTGTGGTAGTATTGATACTAGTAGTAGTGGTGGTAGTAAGGATGGTAccattcatattatattgtttgctATCGCATAGATCGTAGTTACCATCTGACATATTTTGATTGCAATGATTAATTCCAGAAGTATAAAATTCTGAAAAACAAATATCGTTTATGATTTTTTCATCCTCTACCATAATCATCgaataaatgttaaaaattataactaaaattaCCTGCTTTGCTGTCGCAATTATATTCGTATAAATCGCACTCATCCAAAAACATTCTGTTGCAGTTTTTGTTCTTGTCAAAGCCACATAAAGGTATACCACTGTGGTTGCACGTCATAGCCATTATGCAGTGATTTGGTggcttgaataaaaaaaatgtcaaattatAGTCTGttaagaaagtaaagaaattaaaaagtggcaacatcgtagtgtcatccctttcaaatcaatctaagaaaaaagggatgacactacgatgttaccactttttaatttctttagtttcttgacggactatacctggtctggtttcagatactattttttttggccttACCGGTACATAGTGCTCCTGAGTAAGCTTCCAAATCATAAATATTACTGAAAgttatacaaattatttacaaatttcTAAACTATGCGTACAAAATCTTATCTGCATAATTATTGAGTACCACAGCAAACAATTATTTTCGCGATGTTTCACTATACTCACCGTATAAGAGTAATTGTCGCTCTACCATCTTCttctcataataataaaattattattggttatAATTTGAACAACAAATCATAAACTAATTAAAAATCCCCCAGTGTTTAATTTCATTTCAAGTTTATAGCATTTTTATTGCAAGTAATATTTTCTCGACTATATATTTTGAACGTAGACCTAGAAGAACGAATATAATACGATGGTGTTTTCACTCTAGACGGCAACACCAGTGTCCAGtacacagtaaacaaaaagttttgttcgacgtttgacaacgtcaATATTCTGTTatgcccataaagttaatatacctagcggaatagagaaacaaaggcctgagcaagagagatgtcactatcagtaacactgcgtggtaaaaagagacgtgtgatacatgatagcagcactctttttttgacgtccagtcggcacgtgccgcacgttgacaatttaatctcatagaattcatgttcaatcatgcttgtgtaagtatatacgtacacatacTTTTCACTCATatgaaaatcaatttcggtttcgtttgacagctcgagattgttgctctattccgctaggtatattaactttatggttatgccctgtgcaacatgtcggattatttactgtgtgTGCTAGTAACGCTCACAGCTGCTCTGGCCTTTTGTAACATTTCTTATTCCCATTACTTTTACCAACGACAgtatttattatgttaaatccttacttaatattataaatgcgaaagtgtg
Above is a genomic segment from Aricia agestis chromosome 18, ilAriAges1.1, whole genome shotgun sequence containing:
- the LOC121735840 gene encoding uncharacterized protein LOC121735840; this encodes MVERQLLLYVIFMIWKLTQEHYVPPPNHCIMAMTCNHSGIPLCGFDKNKNCNRMFLDECDLYEYNCDSKAAKDVATTTTESMTEQITDKVDVKPEDCDFPSYCDRPKTWLTTSKGETRDFYRIIKDNEGK
- the LOC121735842 gene encoding uncharacterized protein LOC121735842; its protein translation is MLYLSVLVALLGLAQAKPGFLFSQPVVTGVQYAEPLSNGVQPHPAVELNAASESQLPPELLKSHDFYSNPSIAAGLAKESWFTKKEMQVVEREAEKIPRQKIYDLVSHAGFLDH